From one uncultured Erythrobacter sp. genomic stretch:
- a CDS encoding DUF2793 domain-containing protein, with amino-acid sequence MSDPIAFASTTLTIGLPLLIPGQAQKEFFVNQALCLIDALHPRTVMASHPAPPQSPNEGDCFRITAQAASAWAGQEGKLAVWIGGAWHFVAPREGMQVFDLSAGHSIVYRSEWESAAAPAEPAGGTIIDTQARAAITSLIQALLAVGILATEVS; translated from the coding sequence ATGTCCGATCCGATCGCCTTTGCCAGCACCACACTGACCATTGGCCTGCCACTCTTGATCCCCGGTCAGGCCCAGAAGGAGTTTTTCGTCAACCAGGCCCTCTGCCTGATCGACGCCTTGCACCCACGCACTGTCATGGCCTCACATCCCGCCCCACCGCAAAGCCCGAATGAAGGCGACTGCTTCCGGATTACCGCCCAGGCGGCAAGCGCGTGGGCCGGACAGGAAGGCAAGCTTGCGGTATGGATCGGCGGGGCTTGGCACTTTGTCGCGCCGCGCGAAGGCATGCAGGTGTTTGACCTGTCGGCGGGCCACTCCATCGTCTACCGGTCGGAGTGGGAAAGCGCCGCCGCTCCTGCCGAGCCTGCTGGCGGAACCATTATCGACACCCAAGCACGCGCCGCGATCACATCCCTGATACAGGCGTTGCTGGCAGTGGGCATACTGGCAACTGAAGTGTCTTAA